A region from the Campylobacter subantarcticus LMG 24377 genome encodes:
- a CDS encoding HIT family hydrolase, FHIT branch — MEYLYAPWRDVYFNTKDKDFCPFCHCRQNLHEDEKLGVIFRAKHCFGVMNKYPYSPGHFMIIPYVHLENIEDLNDETWLEISHFVRIGVKILKQEFHAKGVNIGMNLGTAAGAGIAPHCHYHLIPRWQGDTNFITTIGQTRVCGSDLEKVYMSLCKAFKDYV, encoded by the coding sequence ATGGAGTATTTATACGCACCTTGGAGAGATGTTTATTTTAACACTAAAGATAAAGATTTTTGTCCTTTTTGCCACTGTAGACAAAATTTACATGAAGATGAAAAACTTGGTGTGATTTTTAGAGCCAAACACTGCTTTGGAGTTATGAATAAATACCCTTATAGCCCAGGACATTTTATGATCATACCTTATGTACACTTAGAAAACATAGAAGATTTAAATGATGAAACATGGCTTGAAATCAGCCATTTTGTGCGAATTGGCGTAAAAATCTTAAAACAAGAATTTCATGCCAAAGGAGTTAATATAGGTATGAACCTAGGCACTGCAGCAGGTGCTGGTATAGCACCACATTGTCACTATCATTTAATCCCAAGATGGCAAGGAGATACAAACTTTATCACCACCATAGGACAAACTAGAGTTTGTGGTAGCGATTTGGAAAAAGTATATATGAGTTTATGCAAAGCATTTAAAGACTATGTATAA
- the mnmH gene encoding tRNA 2-selenouridine(34) synthase MnmH has product MYKEVNFEDFLTYNFDLLIDVRSPKEYHHAHIKNAQNYYALNDVEFQEIGTLYKKNKGLAKAEGASYICKNMSEHILKLYQTCKIGSLVGIYCARGGKRSKAVALILAELGYRVVRLEGGYKAYRSYVSAFFTKNLNIEFLCLCGNTASGKSDLIQSLDNALNLEKLANHQGSSFGKIYGEQPSQKAFEDELFFFLKDCPFQTCFIEAESRQIGNLTLPLNLYNSMQNAKKIWCECDMNLRIQRVLKHYTPMEKDVFYKNVEKISPYISKKFKSKLCENFENNLLEQCIKMLFEYYDKVYKKPTKIDYFIDSSNLEEAKKNLMSLNS; this is encoded by the coding sequence ATGTATAAAGAAGTTAATTTTGAAGATTTTTTAACTTACAATTTTGATCTTTTAATTGATGTTAGAAGTCCTAAAGAATACCATCATGCCCATATTAAAAATGCGCAAAATTACTATGCGTTAAACGATGTTGAATTTCAAGAAATTGGTACACTTTATAAGAAAAACAAAGGCTTAGCTAAAGCAGAAGGCGCAAGCTATATATGTAAAAACATGAGCGAGCATATTCTCAAGCTTTATCAAACATGTAAAATCGGATCTTTGGTTGGCATTTATTGTGCAAGAGGTGGAAAAAGATCCAAAGCTGTAGCTTTAATCTTAGCCGAACTAGGATATAGGGTTGTAAGATTAGAAGGTGGATATAAAGCCTATAGAAGTTATGTAAGTGCTTTTTTCACCAAAAACTTAAACATCGAGTTCTTATGCCTTTGTGGTAATACAGCAAGCGGAAAAAGTGATCTAATACAAAGCTTAGACAATGCTTTGAATTTAGAAAAACTAGCCAACCACCAAGGATCAAGTTTTGGTAAAATTTATGGAGAACAACCTAGTCAAAAAGCCTTTGAAGATGAGTTATTTTTCTTTTTAAAAGACTGCCCTTTTCAAACTTGCTTTATAGAAGCTGAAAGTAGACAAATTGGAAATTTAACCTTACCATTAAATCTTTACAATAGCATGCAAAATGCTAAGAAAATTTGGTGTGAATGTGATATGAATTTGCGCATTCAAAGAGTGTTAAAGCATTATACTCCTATGGAAAAAGATGTGTTTTATAAAAATGTAGAAAAAATTTCTCCCTATATTAGTAAAAAATTTAAATCAAAACTTTGCGAGAACTTTGAAAACAACCTTTTAGAACAATGCATCAAGATGCTTTTTGAATATTATGATAAAGTGTATAAAAAACCTACAAAGATTGATTATTTTATCGATAGTTCAAATTTAGAAGAAGCTAAGAAAAATCTTATGAGTTTAAACTCATAA
- a CDS encoding inorganic phosphate transporter, translated as MSKDNAIAFFIFIVSVLCFFVWGYNYISNNSMVLFILASIFGIFMAFNVGGNDVANSFGTSVGAKTVTIKQALIIAAVFELSGAVFAGGEVTNTIRSGIVVLPDGVEPMVFVCVMLSALLSSGVWLFIATKKGLPVSTTHSIIGGIVGSSIAMGFVFFDQDKAFSMVNWNGIYKIAMSWIISPLLGGLVAYLIYAYIYKKILKPSEDISLVVKEIKKERKAFKEEYFANLKNKSQEEQIKELSAIVLDDDEKRSEYKLKIKELKEKEKNIDVFSKMKFHVPLIAGVGALIISSMFLFKGLSKVSTLDVMQNLWIVSIISIFAYIVTLAVVRLMKKTQANKTIEKIFSWFQIFTASSFAFSHGANDIANALGPFAAILDVLKNNTINPSSPVPFAVMLMFGIALVIGLWFLGKEVIQTVGSKLAEIKPTTGFSAELGASIVILLATQLGIPVSSTHILIGAILGIGVFNKDAKWGMMKPIGLAWVITLPVAGILSSVIFIIFVNIIL; from the coding sequence TTGAGTAAAGATAACGCGATTGCATTTTTTATTTTTATTGTGAGTGTGCTATGCTTTTTTGTTTGGGGTTATAATTATATCTCTAATAATTCCATGGTATTGTTTATTTTAGCGAGTATCTTTGGAATTTTCATGGCCTTTAACGTTGGCGGTAATGATGTAGCAAATTCTTTTGGTACAAGTGTGGGCGCTAAAACAGTTACGATTAAACAAGCTTTGATTATTGCGGCTGTGTTTGAATTAAGCGGGGCTGTATTTGCAGGGGGAGAAGTAACAAATACCATAAGAAGTGGCATTGTGGTTTTACCTGATGGGGTTGAACCTATGGTTTTTGTATGTGTTATGCTTTCAGCTTTATTAAGTTCAGGAGTTTGGTTGTTTATTGCAACAAAAAAAGGACTTCCTGTATCTACTACACATAGTATTATAGGCGGGATTGTTGGTTCTAGTATTGCTATGGGATTTGTGTTTTTTGATCAAGATAAAGCATTTTCTATGGTAAATTGGAATGGTATCTATAAAATTGCTATGAGTTGGATTATCTCTCCATTACTTGGTGGACTTGTAGCGTATTTAATTTATGCTTATATTTATAAAAAAATCCTAAAGCCATCTGAAGATATTTCGCTAGTGGTAAAAGAAATAAAAAAAGAAAGAAAAGCTTTTAAAGAAGAATATTTTGCTAATTTAAAAAACAAAAGCCAAGAAGAGCAAATTAAAGAGTTAAGTGCGATTGTTTTAGATGATGATGAAAAAAGAAGCGAATATAAATTAAAAATTAAAGAGTTGAAAGAAAAAGAAAAAAATATCGATGTTTTTTCAAAAATGAAATTCCATGTACCATTGATCGCAGGTGTGGGAGCTTTGATTATTTCTTCTATGTTTTTATTTAAGGGTTTAAGCAAGGTTTCGACTTTAGATGTGATGCAAAATTTATGGATAGTTTCGATTATTTCTATTTTTGCTTATATTGTTACTTTAGCGGTTGTAAGATTGATGAAAAAAACTCAAGCTAATAAAACCATTGAAAAGATTTTTTCATGGTTTCAAATTTTTACCGCTTCAAGTTTTGCATTTTCTCATGGGGCAAATGATATAGCTAATGCACTTGGGCCATTTGCTGCAATTTTAGATGTACTTAAAAACAACACTATCAATCCTAGTTCACCAGTGCCATTTGCAGTAATGTTGATGTTTGGTATAGCTTTGGTTATAGGGCTTTGGTTTTTAGGTAAAGAAGTAATTCAAACAGTGGGATCAAAACTTGCTGAAATCAAACCAACAACAGGTTTTAGCGCTGAATTAGGTGCAAGTATAGTTATACTTTTGGCAACTCAATTAGGAATTCCTGTAAGCTCAACTCATATTTTAATTGGTGCTATTTTGGGTATAGGGGTGTTTAATAAAGATGCAAAATGGGGCATGATGAAACCGATAGGTTTAGCATGGGTGATCACTTTGCCAGTTGCTGGAATTCTTTCTAGTGTTATTTTTATAATTTTTGTTAATATTATCTTATGA
- the pdxA gene encoding 4-hydroxythreonine-4-phosphate dehydrogenase encodes MKKIAINVGDLNGIGMQILLACHDELVKICEPYYFIHHSLFQKASKLLKITPKSKINLVEICNENKNYFAFKEEKENCMIYSFSYQASGEIDPNFELNPATLDAKSGAYSFLSFEGASYCTQCFLDALVTLPINKKTWQMAGVEYKGHTEALRAFFKQDAIMMLGCDELYVALYTEHMALREVYKEIKALKLAKFLINFYQCTSFEKIGVLSFNPHASDNGVIGGEEEREIKKAIRMANVFLKDHTIGLQKLENEDFLSQKEKENLHQKNIFINEPLVADTAFTPFALSQCKRLVSMYHDLALAPLKALYFDKSVNVSLNLPIVRTSVDHGTAYDKAYKNIDINLQSYMQAVKSALHFLKIKEKTK; translated from the coding sequence ATGAAAAAAATTGCCATTAACGTAGGGGATTTAAATGGTATAGGTATGCAAATTTTATTAGCTTGTCATGATGAGCTAGTAAAAATTTGCGAACCTTATTATTTTATACATCATTCTTTGTTTCAAAAAGCAAGCAAGCTTTTAAAAATCACTCCTAAATCTAAAATCAATTTAGTTGAAATTTGCAACGAAAACAAAAATTATTTTGCTTTTAAAGAGGAAAAAGAAAACTGTATGATTTATAGCTTTTCTTACCAAGCTAGTGGAGAAATTGATCCAAATTTCGAGCTAAATCCTGCTACTTTAGATGCGAAAAGTGGAGCGTATTCTTTTTTGAGTTTTGAAGGGGCAAGTTATTGTACGCAATGTTTTTTAGATGCTTTGGTGACTTTACCGATTAATAAAAAAACTTGGCAAATGGCAGGAGTAGAGTATAAAGGACACACAGAGGCTTTAAGAGCGTTTTTTAAGCAAGATGCTATCATGATGTTAGGCTGTGATGAGCTTTATGTGGCTTTATACACTGAACATATGGCTTTAAGAGAGGTTTATAAAGAAATTAAAGCTTTAAAGCTTGCGAAATTTTTAATCAATTTTTACCAATGTACTTCTTTTGAAAAAATCGGCGTTTTGAGTTTTAATCCTCATGCAAGTGATAATGGTGTTATAGGTGGAGAGGAAGAGCGGGAGATAAAAAAAGCCATAAGAATGGCAAATGTTTTTTTAAAAGATCACACTATAGGCTTACAAAAGCTAGAAAATGAGGACTTTCTAAGTCAAAAAGAAAAAGAAAATTTACATCAAAAAAATATTTTTATAAACGAGCCGTTGGTAGCAGATACTGCTTTTACACCTTTTGCTTTAAGTCAATGCAAGCGGTTAGTGAGTATGTATCATGATCTAGCTTTGGCGCCTTTGAAAGCCTTGTATTTTGATAAAAGTGTTAATGTTAGTTTAAATTTGCCTATTGTTCGTACTAGTGTTGATCATGGTACAGCTTATGATAAAGCATATAAAAATATAGATATAAATTTACAAAGTTACATGCAAGCGGTAAAATCAGCGTTACATTTTTTAAAAATCAAAGAAAAAACTAAGTAA
- a CDS encoding pyridoxine 5'-phosphate synthase produces MLLGVNIDHIAVLREARKVNDPDLLEAAFLSANWADQITIHVREDRRHANEFDLEHILKYCKCVVNLECSIDMIEYALKYKPSRVTLVPEKRQELTTEGGLNLHNEKLQKAIDVLKQEEIEVSLFIDPNLEDIEKSSSLNADFIELHTGLYANIYNALFTNINQTSYAIAELILSKSELQKRLEDELQRLKQSASLAKTLGLRVAAGHGLNYKNVKNIVDILEIEELNIGQSIVARSVFVGLKEAILEMKVLMKR; encoded by the coding sequence ATGCTTTTAGGGGTTAATATCGATCATATAGCGGTTTTGAGAGAGGCTAGGAAAGTAAATGATCCTGATTTGCTTGAGGCCGCATTTTTGAGTGCAAATTGGGCTGATCAAATTACCATTCATGTAAGAGAAGACCGTCGCCATGCTAATGAGTTTGACTTGGAGCATATCTTAAAATATTGCAAGTGCGTTGTAAATCTTGAATGTTCTATAGATATGATAGAGTATGCTTTAAAATACAAACCTTCACGTGTTACTTTGGTACCTGAAAAAAGACAAGAGCTTACAACAGAAGGAGGGTTAAATCTTCATAATGAAAAATTGCAAAAAGCAATTGATGTTTTAAAACAAGAAGAGATTGAAGTTTCTTTATTTATTGATCCAAATTTAGAAGATATTGAAAAATCATCTTCTTTAAATGCTGATTTTATAGAACTTCATACAGGTTTATATGCTAATATTTATAATGCATTATTTACCAATATCAATCAAACTTCTTATGCTATAGCTGAGCTAATTTTAAGTAAAAGTGAACTTCAAAAACGTTTAGAAGATGAGCTTCAACGATTAAAGCAAAGTGCAAGTTTAGCAAAAACTTTGGGTTTAAGGGTAGCTGCTGGACATGGATTAAATTATAAAAATGTAAAAAATATTGTGGATATTTTAGAGATAGAAGAGCTAAATATAGGTCAAAGCATAGTAGCAAGATCAGTTTTTGTGGGCTTAAAAGAAGCGATATTAGAAATGAAAGTATTGATGAAAAGATGA
- a CDS encoding Ppx/GppA family phosphatase → MLGIDMGSNTLRAVLMDKNFNKLQSEEFIIAAAKNMQNDTISDEAIERIFNALKSLKEKNYDLSQAKAVATAAFRKAKNVTTIMEQIEKKFQLKVQIIDAKTEARLSILGMQERLKSLKLFKKQLSYCDLGGASCEISSEQSCKSYDFGIISFYERMRFRTTKPSAYMRFFKKNPQNLKYIKDKNLKFHLSSYPMHFKQILFQALTISKHIKKEIKGSYFVLNSGVPTTLCAYKQNIKYKDYLEESVNGKILQKRNFFNFALKIWNLEQEKARIYLGENRKNTL, encoded by the coding sequence GTGTTAGGTATTGATATGGGATCAAACACATTAAGGGCTGTTTTAATGGATAAAAATTTCAACAAATTACAAAGTGAAGAATTTATCATAGCAGCGGCTAAAAATATGCAAAATGACACTATTAGCGATGAAGCTATTGAAAGAATTTTTAACGCTTTGAAATCTTTAAAAGAAAAAAATTACGATCTAAGTCAAGCAAAAGCAGTTGCCACAGCTGCTTTTAGAAAAGCAAAAAATGTTACAACTATTATGGAACAAATTGAAAAAAAATTTCAACTCAAAGTGCAAATCATAGATGCAAAAACCGAAGCAAGATTAAGCATTTTAGGTATGCAAGAAAGACTTAAAAGTCTAAAATTATTCAAAAAACAACTAAGTTATTGTGATTTAGGTGGTGCATCTTGTGAAATCTCTAGTGAGCAATCTTGCAAAAGTTATGATTTTGGCATCATTAGTTTTTATGAAAGAATGCGATTTAGAACCACAAAACCTAGTGCTTATATGCGTTTTTTTAAGAAAAATCCACAAAACCTTAAATACATCAAAGACAAAAACTTAAAATTTCATCTTAGTTCTTATCCTATGCATTTTAAACAGATTTTATTTCAAGCGCTAACCATAAGTAAGCACATCAAAAAAGAAATCAAGGGAAGTTATTTTGTTTTAAATTCAGGTGTACCAACCACACTTTGTGCTTACAAACAAAATATAAAATACAAAGATTACCTAGAAGAAAGTGTTAATGGTAAAATACTTCAAAAAAGGAATTTTTTTAATTTTGCATTGAAAATTTGGAATTTAGAACAAGAAAAAGCTAGAATTTATCTTGGAGAAAACAGAAAAAATACCTTATAG
- a CDS encoding GatB/YqeY domain-containing protein, with amino-acid sequence MNLKDQILEDIKEAMRSKDDFKRNTLRTLNASFKQIEVDERITLDDERIYKIIASEIKKRNEAALAFNKGAREDLAQKELQEVAILSAYLPKQLSDEELESELKKLIEKLQINSLKEQGVLMKEAKVVFGVSVDGKRLNEMVRKLLA; translated from the coding sequence ATGAATTTAAAAGATCAAATTTTAGAAGATATCAAAGAAGCTATGCGTAGCAAAGATGACTTCAAAAGAAACACTCTAAGAACGCTTAATGCTAGTTTTAAACAAATAGAAGTTGATGAAAGAATCACGCTCGATGATGAAAGAATTTACAAAATCATTGCAAGTGAAATCAAAAAAAGAAACGAAGCTGCACTAGCTTTCAATAAGGGCGCTAGAGAAGATTTAGCACAAAAAGAACTTCAAGAAGTCGCTATTTTAAGTGCTTATTTACCTAAACAGCTAAGCGATGAGGAATTAGAAAGCGAATTAAAAAAACTGATAGAAAAATTACAAATTAATTCTTTAAAAGAACAAGGTGTTTTAATGAAAGAAGCTAAAGTAGTTTTTGGTGTGAGTGTTGATGGCAAAAGACTCAATGAAATGGTTAGAAAGCTTTTAGCATGA
- a CDS encoding DNA/RNA endonuclease G produces the protein MKKVLTLCALALSSFAYTQYELHPSFKPYFKECSLLMDKYYYINCYNYNYKGTKAIAYKLEAKILNQGHIKKRPRFEDDTNIPKKYRTYWEDYLRSGYTRGHVVPNQSMNATPQAQLSTFLMSNITPQKKDINAEIWNEIEQRERYLAKKNKELEVLNLVLYDDKPKRIKNNIAIPSFYVKILKAKNFSECYKVPNNDNFARFDRNYFKEDCKKYID, from the coding sequence ATGAAAAAAGTTTTAACGCTTTGTGCTTTAGCTTTAAGCTCTTTTGCTTATACTCAATATGAATTACACCCTAGTTTTAAGCCGTATTTTAAAGAATGCTCTTTATTGATGGATAAGTATTATTACATCAATTGTTATAATTATAATTATAAGGGTACCAAGGCCATTGCTTATAAACTAGAAGCTAAAATTTTAAATCAAGGGCACATCAAAAAACGCCCACGCTTTGAAGATGATACCAATATCCCTAAAAAATACAGAACTTACTGGGAGGATTACCTAAGAAGCGGCTACACAAGAGGACATGTCGTGCCTAATCAATCCATGAATGCAACTCCACAAGCCCAACTTAGCACTTTTTTAATGAGTAATATCACACCACAAAAAAAAGATATCAATGCTGAAATTTGGAATGAAATCGAACAAAGAGAGCGGTATTTAGCAAAGAAAAATAAAGAATTAGAAGTCTTAAATTTAGTGCTTTATGATGACAAACCAAAACGCATTAAAAACAATATAGCCATTCCTAGTTTTTATGTCAAAATTCTTAAGGCTAAAAATTTTAGCGAATGTTATAAAGTGCCAAATAACGATAATTTTGCAAGATTTGACAGAAATTATTTCAAAGAAGACTGTAAGAAATATATTGATTAA
- the dnaK gene encoding molecular chaperone DnaK gives MAKVIGIDLGTTNSCVSVYERGESKVIPNKEGKNTTPSVVAFTDKGEVLVGDSAKRQAVTNPEKTIYSIKRIMGLMINEEAAKEAKNRLPYHITERNGACAIEIAGKIYTPQEISAKVLMKLKEDAEAFLGEKVEDAVITVPAYFNDAQRKATKEAGQVAGLNVLRIINEPTAAALAYGLDKKESEKIVVYDLGGGTFDVTVLETGDNVVEVLATGGNAFLGGDDFDNKLIDFLANEFKDETGIDLKNDVMALQRLKEAAENAKKELSSANETNINLPFITADASGPKHLAKTLTRAKFESMIDGLVAETISKINEVVKDAGLDKSEVKEIVMVGGSTRVPLVQEEVKKAFGKELNKSVNPDEVVAIGAAIQGAVIKGDVKDVLLLDVTPLSLGIETLGGVMTKIIEKGTTIPTKKEQVFSTAEDNQSAVTINVLQGEREFSRDNKSLGNFNLEGIPPAPRGMPQIEVTFDIDANGILTVSAKDKATGKAQEIKITGSSGLSEEEINNMVKDAELHKEEDRKRKEAVEARNAADSLVHQVEKSLNELGDKVGEDDKANIQKALDELKETLKNANASKEEIESKMKALSEVSHKLAENMYKKEEPNTQKKKDDDVIDAEVE, from the coding sequence ATGGCAAAAGTTATAGGTATAGATTTAGGTACAACAAATTCTTGTGTGAGTGTGTATGAAAGAGGTGAGAGTAAAGTTATCCCAAATAAAGAAGGTAAAAATACCACTCCTTCGGTAGTTGCTTTTACTGATAAAGGCGAGGTTTTAGTAGGTGATAGTGCTAAGCGTCAAGCGGTTACTAACCCTGAAAAAACAATTTATTCTATTAAAAGAATTATGGGTTTAATGATTAATGAAGAAGCAGCAAAAGAAGCTAAAAATCGTTTACCTTATCATATCACAGAAAGAAATGGGGCTTGTGCGATTGAAATAGCAGGGAAAATTTATACTCCGCAAGAAATTTCAGCAAAAGTTCTAATGAAATTAAAAGAAGATGCAGAAGCTTTCTTGGGTGAAAAAGTAGAAGATGCGGTGATCACTGTTCCAGCATATTTTAATGATGCGCAAAGAAAAGCTACGAAAGAAGCAGGACAAGTTGCAGGATTAAATGTGTTAAGAATTATTAACGAACCAACTGCAGCAGCTTTAGCCTATGGTCTTGATAAAAAAGAAAGTGAAAAAATCGTAGTTTATGATTTAGGTGGTGGTACATTTGATGTTACTGTGCTTGAAACAGGCGATAATGTTGTAGAAGTTTTAGCAACGGGTGGTAATGCATTTTTAGGTGGTGATGATTTTGATAATAAATTAATCGACTTTTTAGCAAATGAGTTTAAAGATGAAACAGGTATAGATCTTAAAAACGATGTAATGGCTTTGCAAAGATTAAAAGAAGCAGCTGAAAATGCTAAAAAAGAATTAAGTTCAGCTAATGAAACTAATATTAACTTACCATTCATCACAGCTGATGCAAGTGGTCCAAAACATTTAGCTAAAACTTTAACAAGAGCTAAATTTGAAAGCATGATTGATGGTCTAGTAGCTGAAACTATTAGTAAAATTAACGAAGTAGTAAAAGATGCAGGACTTGATAAGAGTGAAGTAAAAGAAATCGTTATGGTGGGTGGTTCTACTCGTGTTCCTCTTGTGCAAGAAGAAGTTAAAAAAGCTTTTGGTAAAGAGCTTAATAAGTCGGTAAATCCTGATGAAGTTGTAGCAATTGGTGCGGCGATTCAAGGTGCGGTTATTAAAGGTGATGTTAAAGATGTATTATTACTTGATGTAACTCCACTTTCTTTGGGTATTGAAACTTTGGGTGGGGTGATGACTAAAATCATCGAAAAAGGCACAACGATTCCAACTAAAAAAGAACAAGTTTTCTCAACTGCTGAAGATAATCAAAGTGCAGTTACTATCAATGTTTTACAAGGTGAGAGAGAATTTAGCCGTGATAATAAATCTTTAGGAAATTTCAATCTTGAAGGAATTCCACCAGCGCCTCGTGGTATGCCACAAATTGAAGTAACTTTTGATATTGATGCAAATGGTATTTTAACAGTTAGCGCAAAAGACAAAGCTACAGGAAAAGCACAAGAGATCAAAATCACAGGTTCAAGTGGACTAAGTGAAGAAGAGATCAATAACATGGTAAAAGATGCAGAGCTTCATAAGGAAGAAGATAGAAAACGCAAAGAAGCAGTAGAAGCTAGAAATGCTGCTGATAGCTTAGTACATCAAGTAGAAAAATCTTTAAATGAGCTTGGCGATAAAGTAGGCGAAGATGACAAAGCAAATATCCAAAAAGCTTTAGATGAGTTAAAAGAAACATTGAAAAATGCTAATGCTTCTAAAGAAGAAATCGAAAGCAAAATGAAAGCTTTAAGCGAAGTTTCTCATAAATTAGCGGAAAATATGTATAAAAAAGAAGAGCCAAATACTCAAAAGAAAAAAGATGATGATGTAATTGATGCTGAAGTTGAGTAA
- the grpE gene encoding nucleotide exchange factor GrpE, with protein MSEEKQNETMPEEAVENSENQNSELEKLQTEYNELKDTYLRANAEFENIKKRMEKEKISATIYANESFAKDLLDVVDALEAAINVEANDELSLKIKEGVQNTLDLLLKKLEKHMVKVIEANGEFDPNLHEAMFHVESADHESGHIVQLLQKGYVMNDRVIRSAKVSVAK; from the coding sequence GTGAGCGAAGAAAAGCAAAATGAAACCATGCCAGAAGAAGCAGTGGAAAATTCAGAAAACCAAAACAGTGAATTAGAAAAGCTTCAAACAGAGTATAATGAGTTAAAAGATACTTATTTAAGAGCAAATGCTGAATTTGAAAATATCAAAAAAAGAATGGAAAAAGAGAAAATTTCAGCAACGATTTATGCAAATGAGAGTTTTGCTAAAGATTTGCTTGATGTAGTTGATGCATTAGAAGCGGCTATTAATGTAGAAGCTAATGATGAATTAAGTTTAAAAATTAAAGAAGGGGTGCAAAACACTTTGGATTTGCTTTTGAAAAAACTAGAAAAACATATGGTTAAAGTTATAGAAGCAAATGGTGAGTTTGATCCAAATTTACATGAAGCTATGTTTCATGTAGAAAGCGCTGATCATGAAAGTGGTCATATTGTCCAGCTTTTACAAAAAGGTTATGTGATGAATGATAGAGTGATTAGATCAGCAAAAGTTAGTGTTGCAAAATAA
- a CDS encoding DHH family phosphoesterase: protein MKIYHLSHTDLDGYACQYVLDFYFKNCCFYNSNYGKEINENFSVIFKNIEEDLKENPKEEFVILITDLNLTLSQCEDFQKTIEGKKIKLMLLDHHQSGLECMQKYPWYFLDDKRCATKIVYDFFSRCYGENKSLSQFVDVVNAVDIWLSEDDGFELGKVLLGMVSGAKEINRVMFAQENIKYLFHLFDASRKYIQEINAHIRLDDDLHSLKKSFFKKEKNDTLSNLISHFVVEKLSAEKEKFSIFYKGYKGLLTSNIGNTSVIGNDFLMQNPEFDFFVDLSSRKTLSFRANNKIDVSLMAKSLVNGGGHKNASGGLFAAYKDSSNYDFIKAQFVDLIKSKELKENNHENKQS, encoded by the coding sequence ATGAAAATTTATCATCTTTCGCATACTGATTTAGATGGTTATGCTTGTCAGTATGTGCTAGATTTTTATTTTAAGAATTGTTGTTTTTATAATTCTAATTATGGTAAAGAGATTAATGAAAATTTTAGTGTTATTTTTAAAAATATCGAAGAGGATTTAAAAGAAAATCCTAAAGAAGAATTTGTGATTTTAATCACTGATTTAAATTTAACCTTAAGTCAATGTGAAGATTTTCAAAAGACCATAGAAGGCAAAAAAATCAAACTTATGCTCTTAGATCATCATCAAAGTGGCTTAGAGTGTATGCAAAAGTATCCTTGGTATTTTCTAGATGATAAAAGATGTGCAACAAAAATTGTTTATGATTTTTTTAGTAGATGTTATGGTGAAAATAAGTCATTATCTCAGTTTGTAGATGTGGTAAATGCAGTGGATATTTGGCTAAGTGAAGATGATGGTTTTGAATTGGGAAAAGTTTTACTTGGCATGGTTTCTGGAGCAAAAGAGATAAATAGAGTGATGTTTGCACAAGAGAATATAAAATACCTTTTCCATCTTTTTGATGCTTCAAGAAAATATATTCAAGAAATTAATGCGCATATTCGTTTAGATGATGATTTGCATAGTTTAAAAAAATCATTCTTCAAAAAAGAAAAAAATGACACTTTAAGTAATTTAATTTCTCATTTTGTTGTAGAAAAATTAAGTGCTGAAAAAGAAAAATTTAGCATATTTTATAAAGGGTACAAGGGTTTGCTTACTTCTAATATAGGCAATACTTCAGTGATTGGAAATGATTTTTTAATGCAAAATCCTGAATTTGATTTTTTTGTAGATCTTAGCTCAAGAAAAACCTTAAGTTTTAGGGCAAATAATAAAATCGATGTAAGCTTAATGGCTAAAAGCTTGGTTAATGGAGGAGGGCATAAAAATGCTAGTGGAGGTTTGTTTGCTGCGTATAAAGATAGCTCTAATTATGATTTCATCAAAGCACAATTTGTAGATTTGATCAAAAGTAAAGAATTAAAGGAAAACAATCATGAAAACAAACAATCTTAA